One Palaemon carinicauda isolate YSFRI2023 chromosome 4, ASM3689809v2, whole genome shotgun sequence DNA segment encodes these proteins:
- the LOC137639471 gene encoding RNA-binding protein 25-like: MANADAQEEGGSGRHICHIRARARVRESKSKSESERARVRESKSKSKIESEKERDKSESERARVRESESESEKSESERESKSERARESKSESKSKSKRESKSESESKSESKSKSKSKRESKSKSESEREWERARASESGSEQERARVGASKSKREQEQEQEREQEQEREQEREQEQERARARARASKSKSKSKSEQEQEQEQEQEREQEQEREREREQEQEREQERERETKILLDYLKCLETKRSSLDWSDH; encoded by the exons atggcaaatgctgatgctcaagaggaggggggcagtgggagacaCATCTGCCATATAAG agcgagagcgagagtgagagagagcaagagcaagagtgagagtgagagagcgagagtgagagagagcaagAGCAAGAGCAAGATCGAGAGTGAGAAagagcgaga CAAGAGCGAGAGTGAgagagcgagagtgagagagagcgagagtgagagcgaga agagcgagagtgagagagagagcaagagcgagagagcgagagagagcaagAGCGAGAGCAAGAGCAAGAGCAAGAGAGAGAGCAAGAGTGAGAGCGAGAGCAAGAGTGAGAGCAAGAGCAAGAGCAAGAGCAAGAGAGAGAGCAAGAGCAAGAGCGAGAGCGAGCGAGAGTGGGAGCGAGCAAGAGCGAGCGAGAGTGGGAGCGAGCAAGAGCGAGCGAGAGTGGGAGCGAGCAAGAGCAAGCGAGAGCAAGAGCAAGAGCAAGAGCGAGAGCAAGAGCAAGAGCGAGAGCAAGAGCGAGAGCAAGAGCAAGAGCGAGCAAGAGCAAGAGCAAGAGCGAGCAAGAGCAAGAGCAAGAGCAAGAGCGAGCAAGAGCAAGAGCAAGAGCAAGAGCAAGAGCGAGAGCAAGAGcaagagcgagagcgagagcgagagcaaGAGCAAGagcgagagcaagagagagagagagagaccaaaatattACTAGATTACTTAAAGTGCCTGGAAACTAAAAGATCTTCCTTAGATTGGAGtgaccattaa